The following are encoded together in the Pseudomonas maumuensis genome:
- a CDS encoding type 1 glutamine amidotransferase domain-containing protein: MNKKLLVVLTNTAKYPDIKRATGLWLGEAVHFVDEVQKAGFTVDYVSPAGGYVPIDPHSLQMAPELDWQWYNDKAFMNRLGATMSPGQVKADQYSAIYYTGGHGVMWDFPDNQPLQELARRIHERGGAVAAVCHGVVGLLNIKLSDNSLLLKGRRVTGFSNIEEKLAELDKEVPFLTENELGARGGEYSKADDPWAAYVVEDGSLITGQNPASSAGVAEAVIRFLKNR, from the coding sequence ATGAACAAGAAGCTCCTGGTCGTACTGACCAATACCGCCAAGTATCCCGATATCAAGCGCGCCACAGGGTTGTGGCTGGGTGAGGCCGTGCACTTTGTCGACGAGGTGCAAAAAGCGGGTTTTACCGTCGACTATGTCAGCCCGGCGGGTGGCTATGTGCCGATCGACCCCCACAGCCTGCAGATGGCGCCGGAGCTGGACTGGCAGTGGTACAACGACAAGGCGTTCATGAACCGCCTTGGCGCCACCATGAGCCCCGGCCAGGTCAAGGCCGACCAGTACAGCGCGATCTACTACACCGGTGGCCACGGCGTGATGTGGGACTTCCCCGACAACCAGCCGCTGCAGGAGCTGGCGCGGCGTATCCATGAACGGGGCGGCGCGGTTGCCGCGGTATGCCATGGCGTGGTGGGCCTGCTCAATATCAAGCTCAGCGACAACAGCCTGCTGCTCAAGGGGCGCAGAGTTACCGGCTTCTCCAACATCGAGGAGAAACTGGCCGAACTGGACAAGGAGGTGCCGTTCCTGACCGAGAACGAGCTGGGCGCTCGCGGTGGCGAGTACAGCAAGGCGGATGACCCGTGGGCGGCATACGTGGTAGAGGACGGCAGCTTGATCACTGGGCAGAACCCAGCATCCAGCGCCGGGGTTGCAGAGGCCGTCATTCGCTTTCTGAAAAACCGGTAG
- a CDS encoding hybrid sensor histidine kinase/response regulator, with the protein MATDLHAQGADIQVIHLAPPAPPLLGVDSPIACFDWSMTPLGDLTSWPPTLRIAVDMLLLSPFPCTLVWGAALTVIHNDAYRVMLGLESDRQGHAFDALWEQHWESMGTFVFKVLEGQGSLVEDMPLPVHRGGATTTAWVTGCFSPIRNDQGMVAGFLHALIETTTSVEASREWREQAQSFEGRLTRYLADPEHTWQLSPDVMLMLDADLRVRTANPAWQRLLGWGEASQLRATLPELFHPVDRTEVRLVLMALVQGRDTAPFEGRVRHSDGHYRWFRWVGIANQALPALVGRDITEDRDAVQRLAEAAVRESQRMESVVKVAGGLAHEMNNVLSGVGSSLELLERRIAQGRMERVEEYVKMARECAQRAIGLTQNLLAFARSQPLSPNPLNINRLLQEALPMLRQTLGTEMRLDVQLDVAPWPLQVDPDPLRNALLHLCSNARDACLGNGNLTIRTANERLAMASAGPVALPPGDYVTLQVEDDGHGMSREDVARAFEPFFTTKPLGQGAGLGLPMVHGFVQQSGGQVWIESMPEKGTRVVLMFPRALGPLPERAYLDVLSQQAWGQRLLLVDDEDNLRGLMKEALVDCGFEVCEAADANSALGQFRHGAPFDLVVTDIGLPGGFSGRQMAKALRMIKPEQKILFITGYTSDPVEQALLDEPGTALMFKPFSLQTLVEQVQRMLQA; encoded by the coding sequence TTGGCCACTGACCTGCACGCCCAGGGGGCGGATATCCAGGTAATCCACCTGGCGCCTCCGGCCCCCCCGTTGCTCGGGGTGGACTCGCCGATCGCCTGCTTCGACTGGAGCATGACGCCACTGGGTGATCTGACGTCCTGGCCGCCCACTTTACGCATCGCTGTCGACATGCTGCTGCTATCGCCGTTTCCCTGTACGTTGGTCTGGGGCGCGGCGCTGACGGTCATACACAACGATGCCTACCGAGTAATGCTGGGTCTCGAGAGCGACCGCCAGGGGCATGCTTTCGACGCACTCTGGGAACAGCATTGGGAGAGTATGGGAACGTTCGTGTTCAAGGTGCTGGAGGGACAGGGCAGCCTGGTCGAGGATATGCCATTGCCCGTGCATCGAGGGGGCGCCACGACGACAGCCTGGGTCACGGGGTGCTTTTCTCCCATCCGCAATGATCAGGGCATGGTCGCCGGTTTTCTGCACGCCTTGATCGAGACCACGACGAGTGTCGAGGCCAGCCGTGAATGGCGTGAACAGGCCCAGTCCTTCGAGGGGCGCCTGACGCGCTACCTCGCTGACCCTGAACATACCTGGCAGTTGTCGCCCGACGTGATGCTGATGCTCGACGCCGACCTGCGCGTGCGCACGGCCAATCCTGCCTGGCAACGACTGCTGGGCTGGGGTGAGGCATCGCAACTGCGAGCGACCTTGCCTGAACTGTTCCACCCTGTCGATCGCACTGAAGTGCGTCTGGTGTTGATGGCGCTTGTGCAGGGGCGCGACACGGCGCCCTTCGAGGGGCGGGTTCGTCACAGCGATGGCCATTATCGCTGGTTCCGTTGGGTCGGCATCGCCAACCAGGCATTGCCGGCGCTGGTGGGGCGGGATATCACCGAAGACCGCGATGCTGTCCAGCGTCTGGCCGAGGCGGCGGTGCGTGAAAGCCAACGTATGGAGAGCGTGGTGAAGGTGGCGGGCGGGCTTGCGCACGAAATGAACAATGTACTGTCTGGTGTCGGCAGCAGCCTGGAGCTGCTCGAGCGACGCATCGCCCAGGGGCGAATGGAGCGTGTGGAGGAATATGTAAAGATGGCCCGGGAATGTGCCCAGCGAGCCATCGGACTGACCCAGAACCTGCTTGCGTTCGCTCGTAGCCAACCCCTGTCGCCCAACCCGCTGAACATCAACCGCTTGTTGCAGGAGGCGCTGCCGATGCTGCGCCAGACTTTGGGCACAGAGATGCGCCTGGACGTGCAACTGGACGTGGCGCCCTGGCCGTTGCAGGTCGACCCGGACCCGTTGCGCAATGCCCTCCTGCACTTGTGCAGCAATGCCCGCGATGCCTGCCTGGGCAATGGCAATCTGACGATTCGTACCGCCAACGAGCGGCTGGCGATGGCCAGTGCGGGGCCGGTAGCCTTGCCGCCGGGGGACTATGTCACCTTGCAGGTAGAAGATGATGGCCATGGCATGAGTCGCGAAGATGTGGCAAGAGCGTTCGAGCCGTTTTTCACCACCAAGCCCCTGGGGCAGGGCGCCGGCTTGGGGCTGCCCATGGTCCACGGCTTCGTGCAGCAGTCGGGTGGCCAGGTGTGGATCGAGTCGATGCCGGAGAAGGGTACCCGGGTCGTGTTGATGTTTCCGCGCGCTCTGGGGCCGTTGCCCGAGCGCGCGTACCTGGATGTGCTGTCGCAACAGGCTTGGGGTCAGCGGTTGTTGCTGGTCGATGATGAAGACAACTTGCGCGGCTTGATGAAGGAAGCGCTGGTCGATTGTGGCTTCGAGGTATGTGAGGCGGCCGATGCCAACAGTGCGCTGGGACAGTTCAGGCATGGCGCCCCGTTCGACCTGGTGGTCACGGATATCGGTCTGCCCGGGGGCTTCAGCGGCCGTCAGATGGCCAAGGCGCTGCGCATGATCAAACCAGAGCAGAAGATTCTGTTCATCACCGGTTACACCAGCGACCCGGTGGAGCAGGCGTTGCTCGACGAGCCGGGTACGGCGTTGATGTTCAAGCCGTTCTCGCTGCAAACGCTGGTCGAGCAGGTCCAGCGCATGCTGCAAGCCTGA
- a CDS encoding tetratricopeptide repeat protein, with protein MPRRHLLLIALLLLLVLPAAISYLWRDRQPAPPSLPPHSYAKALRQAHDGLPGAARVLYQQLQRDDLPPIRRAALYAELPNYPSPQALKQARQDLEHTDPLVRRAAIASIQRLLPDAQRSLVLGPLLEDDEQSVRFAAVDALLGLDPDAIGLYFGPLQDALEHYEQTLEQQPDDAAAQVHLARLYMHEQAYDAASRALQRSLAVAPEGLDALATQVRLLERQGLHDASREVLAKALALRPDSAFLQYELGLWLTRHEQQEYALLALSRAVELEPENNDYRYTLAITLHELEQLDAAQKQLETVLNRQPANRRARVLLIEYWKETGQLQNVQVLLAELERQNPDDPYLQQGL; from the coding sequence ATGCCCAGACGTCACCTTCTGCTGATCGCCCTGCTGCTCCTGCTTGTACTGCCCGCCGCGATCAGTTACCTGTGGCGTGACCGGCAACCCGCACCGCCCAGCCTACCGCCCCACAGCTACGCCAAGGCGCTGCGTCAGGCACACGATGGCCTGCCGGGCGCCGCCCGCGTCCTTTATCAGCAACTACAGCGCGACGACCTGCCACCGATCCGTCGCGCCGCGCTGTATGCCGAACTGCCCAACTACCCATCGCCACAGGCGCTGAAGCAGGCCAGGCAAGACCTCGAACACACCGACCCGCTGGTACGCCGCGCCGCCATCGCCAGCATCCAGCGCCTGCTGCCGGACGCTCAGCGCAGCCTGGTGCTGGGCCCACTGTTGGAGGATGACGAACAAAGCGTGCGCTTCGCCGCGGTAGACGCCCTGCTGGGCCTCGATCCCGATGCCATCGGCCTGTACTTCGGGCCCTTGCAGGATGCCCTGGAACACTATGAGCAGACCCTGGAACAACAGCCCGACGACGCTGCTGCTCAGGTCCACCTGGCCCGGCTGTACATGCATGAGCAAGCCTACGACGCAGCCTCCAGGGCCTTGCAGCGCAGCCTGGCCGTGGCCCCCGAAGGTCTGGACGCCCTGGCCACCCAAGTGCGCCTGCTGGAGCGACAGGGCCTGCACGATGCCTCCCGCGAAGTACTTGCCAAGGCCCTGGCACTGCGCCCGGATTCCGCCTTCCTGCAATACGAACTGGGGCTGTGGCTGACCCGCCATGAACAGCAGGAATACGCCCTGCTCGCCCTCTCCCGGGCTGTCGAGCTGGAACCGGAAAACAACGATTATCGCTATACCTTGGCCATCACCCTGCATGAGCTGGAACAGCTCGATGCCGCGCAGAAGCAGCTGGAGACCGTGCTCAACCGCCAACCCGCCAATCGCCGGGCCCGGGTGTTGCTGATCGAGTACTGGAAGGAAACCGGCCAATTGCAGAATGTCCAGGTCCTGCTCGCCGAGCTGGAGCGGCAGAACCCGGATGATCCATACCTGCAGCAGGGGCTCTGA
- a CDS encoding nucleoside deaminase, whose protein sequence is MEQDTSTFMQAAIDEARKGLEEGGIPIGSVLVHEGRIIGRGHNRRVQQGSAILHGEMDALESAGRQPARVYQEATLYTTLSPCAMCSGAILLYGIKHVVIGENVTFMGEEQLLGERGVRLEVHDDETCKALMRQFIEANPELWNEDIGH, encoded by the coding sequence ATGGAACAGGACACCTCCACATTCATGCAGGCCGCCATCGACGAAGCCCGCAAAGGGCTCGAGGAGGGCGGTATTCCGATAGGCTCGGTACTGGTGCATGAGGGCAGGATCATCGGTCGTGGGCACAATCGCCGTGTGCAACAGGGCAGTGCCATCCTGCATGGCGAGATGGATGCCCTGGAGAGTGCCGGCCGGCAGCCGGCTCGGGTTTATCAGGAGGCTACCCTCTATACCACCTTGTCGCCCTGCGCCATGTGCAGTGGCGCCATTCTGCTTTATGGCATCAAGCACGTGGTCATAGGCGAGAACGTCACCTTCATGGGCGAAGAGCAGTTGCTCGGTGAACGGGGCGTACGCCTGGAGGTGCATGACGATGAAACCTGCAAAGCGCTGATGCGCCAGTTCATCGAAGCCAACCCCGAGCTGTGGAACGAAGATATTGGCCACTGA